From Acetobacteroides hydrogenigenes, one genomic window encodes:
- a CDS encoding rhomboid family protein translates to MSRNRLRLSLTKDGALAGLIYINIAIFIVVGIYNAIFYLITDHTPLFFDKMLALSSDPIAVAKHPWTIITYMFYHLDFLHALFNLLVLYWFGVIFVDFFGNLKLTSMYIAGGISGGLFYLLAYNSLPVFYDEGTSILLGASAAIMAITFGSASFSPNHRIWLMFIGEVKLKYLALVYLVIDLIQIPFGNAGGHIAHLGGAFVGALWGYTYRRNGKNVLGWLESILSGIKKIPVKRSRIKVAYKNPQIQPRKKTNSKELDELLDKISQKGLDSLTEAEKQKLFKFKNDPNS, encoded by the coding sequence ATGTCTAGGAACAGACTTCGATTATCGCTCACAAAAGATGGCGCCCTAGCAGGGTTAATATACATCAATATAGCCATATTTATTGTTGTAGGTATTTACAATGCAATATTCTACCTCATTACGGATCATACGCCGCTATTTTTCGACAAGATGCTGGCTCTATCATCTGATCCTATTGCCGTAGCAAAACATCCATGGACGATAATCACCTACATGTTCTACCACTTAGACTTTTTACATGCGCTATTCAACCTCTTGGTACTATACTGGTTTGGAGTAATATTTGTAGATTTCTTCGGCAATCTAAAGCTTACCTCGATGTATATCGCAGGAGGTATTTCTGGAGGGTTATTCTACCTACTTGCCTACAACAGCCTTCCCGTATTTTACGATGAGGGAACGTCAATTCTACTAGGTGCCTCTGCCGCAATTATGGCTATTACCTTTGGATCAGCATCCTTTTCACCAAACCACAGAATATGGCTGATGTTTATTGGTGAGGTAAAGCTTAAATACCTAGCTCTCGTCTATCTAGTAATAGACTTAATTCAGATTCCTTTTGGGAATGCAGGAGGACACATAGCGCATCTAGGAGGAGCATTCGTAGGTGCATTGTGGGGATACACCTACCGTAGAAATGGCAAAAACGTACTAGGATGGCTTGAGAGCATACTCAGTGGAATAAAAAAAATTCCAGTAAAGCGAAGTAGGATAAAAGTCGCCTACAAGAATCCTCAGATACAACCTAGAAAGAAAACGAACAGCAAAGAACTCGACGAATTGCTAGATAAAATATCTCAGAAAGGATTAGATAGCCTAACAGAGGCGGAAAAGCAGAAACTTTTTAAGTTCAAAAACGACCCGAATAGTTGA